In Desulfonatronovibrio magnus, a genomic segment contains:
- a CDS encoding nucleotidyl transferase AbiEii/AbiGii toxin family protein, with translation MQKDSLTLLKKVACKLLSSGILPKDSYLAGGTAAYFYLNHRISVDLDFFSEFNFVSEKLFFHLQQCFDKVFLEVMEDASIIAFLTENKIKFSMFHLPYSPVKDLYSYNLEPGVNCPLASLEDIAAMKSIAIAQRGSAKDFFDLFCIIKHININFDNIFNLVKNKYSIDDNYMYHLKTSFVFFDDAEEEAKSIITLDDKNNPQMLTHQFWNEIKHFYKEYVK, from the coding sequence ATGCAAAAAGACTCCTTAACCTTGCTGAAAAAGGTTGCCTGCAAACTGCTAAGTTCAGGGATACTACCTAAAGACAGTTATCTGGCAGGAGGAACTGCCGCCTATTTTTACCTTAATCACCGAATTTCTGTTGATCTTGATTTTTTTTCAGAATTCAATTTTGTGTCAGAGAAGCTTTTTTTTCATTTGCAGCAATGTTTTGATAAGGTATTTTTAGAGGTCATGGAGGATGCTTCAATCATTGCATTCCTGACTGAAAATAAAATCAAATTTTCCATGTTTCATCTGCCATATTCGCCTGTTAAGGATTTGTATTCTTATAACCTTGAGCCCGGAGTGAACTGTCCTCTTGCTTCTCTTGAAGATATCGCAGCCATGAAAAGTATAGCTATCGCACAAAGAGGCAGCGCCAAAGATTTTTTTGATTTATTCTGCATCATTAAGCATATAAATATAAACTTTGATAATATTTTTAATCTTGTAAAAAATAAATACAGCATTGACGACAATTATATGTATCATTTGAAAACATCATTTGTATTTTTTGACGATGCTGAAGAAGAAGCAAAGTCAATCATCACACTTGATGACAAAAACAATCCTCAAATGCTGACCCATCAATTCTGGAATGAAATTAAGCATTTCTATAAAGAGTACGTAAAATGA
- a CDS encoding PIN domain-containing protein, with translation MPDRVFVDSNVFIYAKVKSQCTIKHAAAQSLLSSLDKQVVISVQVLNEFYSTLRRMRVEDAIIQNSLNQFIPSTQVQPLTRSTVELCWAMLNKYHFSYYDSLILASALESKCTRLYSEDMQHGQNIENQLMIVNPFVT, from the coding sequence ATGCCAGATAGAGTTTTTGTCGATTCCAACGTTTTTATTTATGCCAAGGTAAAGTCACAGTGCACAATCAAACATGCCGCGGCCCAAAGCCTTTTATCTTCGCTTGACAAACAAGTCGTTATCAGTGTGCAGGTTCTGAATGAGTTTTACAGTACGCTTCGCCGAATGCGTGTTGAGGATGCTATTATCCAGAATTCTCTTAATCAATTTATACCATCAACACAAGTTCAACCCCTCACCAGATCTACAGTTGAACTGTGCTGGGCAATGCTGAACAAATACCATTTCAGCTATTATGACAGCCTGATTCTTGCTTCAGCCCTTGAATCCAAATGCACCAGGCTTTATTCAGAAGATATGCAGCATGGTCAAAACATTGAAAATCAATTGATGATCGTCAACCCCTTTGTGACATGA